The Pseudomonadota bacterium genome includes a region encoding these proteins:
- the nadB gene encoding L-aspartate oxidase — MDIKTDYLIIGSGVAGLTFALKVADYKTVAIVTKKEIMDSNSALAQGGIASVFGTLDSFDLHIQDTLDSGDGLCNGEVVEMVIKNGPERICELIDLGVQFNLNNKGASENIATELDLGREGGHSQKRIVHAKDMTGIEIERVLVEHVKNHKNITLFEDHIAIDLVTCSTRMKRGLVTTTHEDYCCGAYVLDTKKNKVKTFSSKKTVLATGGTGKVYLYTSNPDVATGDGIAMAYRAGATLANLEFVQFHPTCLYHPDAKNFLISEAVRGEGGILLNSSGMPFMQKYSPLKDLACRDVVARAIDTELKKSGEDSVFLDISHKSSGFVKDRFPNLYEKCLMFGIDMTAEPIPVVPAAHYMCGGVVTDMFGRTDIHNLYAIGETACTGLHGANRLASNSLLEALVYAQAAAGESLKVINSPDFKTFPDSPEWDEVGTTDSDELIMVTQNWDEIRRCMWNYVGIVRSDKRLARAKRRIEIIQNEISEYYWNFKISADLVELRNIATVAELIIKCAMHRKESRGLHYTLEYPDRDDSRWQKDTIIRRQFLN; from the coding sequence TACGCTCGATTCTTTCGACCTTCACATTCAGGATACCCTTGATTCAGGAGATGGCCTTTGCAACGGAGAGGTTGTTGAAATGGTCATAAAAAACGGGCCTGAACGGATATGCGAGTTAATTGACCTTGGGGTTCAGTTTAATCTCAACAATAAAGGGGCTTCCGAAAACATAGCAACTGAACTTGATCTTGGCCGCGAAGGCGGGCATTCACAAAAACGTATTGTGCATGCAAAAGATATGACGGGTATAGAGATAGAAAGAGTTTTAGTTGAACATGTTAAAAACCATAAGAATATAACTCTGTTTGAAGATCATATTGCAATTGATCTTGTCACATGTTCAACACGCATGAAAAGAGGCCTTGTTACAACAACCCACGAAGATTATTGTTGCGGAGCCTATGTTCTTGACACAAAAAAGAATAAAGTTAAAACTTTTTCCTCAAAAAAAACTGTTCTTGCTACCGGCGGAACAGGAAAGGTTTACCTCTATACCAGTAATCCTGATGTCGCAACCGGTGATGGAATTGCTATGGCATACAGGGCAGGTGCAACTCTTGCTAATCTTGAATTCGTTCAATTTCATCCAACCTGTCTTTATCATCCTGATGCCAAAAATTTTCTTATTTCAGAAGCCGTAAGAGGCGAGGGAGGAATTTTGCTAAATTCTTCGGGTATGCCTTTTATGCAAAAATACAGTCCATTAAAAGATCTTGCCTGTAGAGATGTGGTAGCGCGCGCAATAGACACGGAACTGAAAAAAAGTGGGGAAGACTCGGTATTTCTTGATATATCCCATAAAAGTTCAGGATTTGTAAAAGATCGCTTTCCTAATCTTTATGAAAAATGTCTGATGTTCGGAATTGATATGACCGCTGAACCTATTCCTGTTGTTCCGGCAGCCCATTACATGTGCGGAGGTGTTGTAACTGATATGTTCGGAAGAACCGATATTCACAACCTGTATGCGATTGGCGAAACGGCTTGCACCGGGCTTCATGGCGCAAACAGGCTTGCCAGCAATTCTTTGCTTGAAGCACTTGTATATGCACAAGCAGCCGCAGGAGAGTCTTTAAAAGTAATCAATTCGCCCGATTTTAAAACTTTTCCTGACAGCCCTGAATGGGATGAAGTTGGTACAACAGATAGTGATGAACTTATCATGGTTACACAAAACTGGGATGAAATCAGAAGATGCATGTGGAATTATGTAGGAATAGTGCGTTCAGATAAACGCCTTGCCAGAGCAAAGAGACGCATAGAAATTATTCAAAATGAAATCAGTGAATACTACTGGAATTTTAAAATCAGTGCAGATCTTGTAGAACTTAGAAATATTGCGACTGTAGCCGAGCTTATAATAAAGTGCGCCATGCACAGAAAAGAAAGCCGGGGTCTTCACTATACCCTGGAATATCCGGATCGTGATGATTCGAGATGGCAGAAAGATACCATCATCAGACGTCAATTTCTGAATTAA